In Hoplias malabaricus isolate fHopMal1 chromosome 18, fHopMal1.hap1, whole genome shotgun sequence, the genomic window caagacgcctattagagtttcccaacaccgtgggggggggggggaccaacggtcttttaaaccttattccttcaattagtaagaaataacatgttttctgacgatcaataaacacaagttaggaactcaaactccactgtatttatttgtttaacactttcatatcgctgctgcATAGCCTTTAATCTATTGCATGTTTTAAAGCTACTGTTCCCTTTACGTTCATGAATAAACTACATTACCCAGAACCCTCAGCTGAATGTACATAGCAACCGTCCCTAGCAACCGAGAGCTTATGTTGGGCACGACGTTTGCGGATTTCAGTCGAATTAAATTTTGTTATTTTACTGGTCGCTAAATAAGACATGGGCAGAGACTATTACGCTGCTTTGGAAATCAACAGAAATGCGACAGACGCCGACATCAAAAAGGCGTAAGAATAATttaatttttgcttttttttatttctccaggTTAACAATGTTATATGCcatattttaaattacagttaAAGTCATTAgatgtttaataaatattatagaATTCTACAAATCCAGATTTCTTTCCGACATATAAAGTGTTTCAATATGGATTTAGCTAGCTAGCATAGCTACACTTCACAGAATTCTTCACAGGTTTAGCAGCATTAGAGAAACCtcaatttttaacatttaattctCCATATAAAAATATAGGTGGAAGGTGCAGTTTCAGACTGTATacattacagactatagtccacctgttgctctgcatacttgtttgCCCACTTCTACCCAGTTCTCCAAAggacaggacccccacagagcaggtatgatttgggtggtcagctacagtgacactgacatagtgTGTTATGCTGAtattagtggatcagacacagcagtgttgaaTGATGTACCACCTGCTGTCTGCTGGTCCTGTGGGCCTCCTGACCTTTGGAGAACAGGGTAAAAGTGGGCAAACAATATATGtgcagaaacagatggactacagtctgtaaatgtagaactacaacgtgAATTTGTATGTTGTGGTTTATTACAGTGTATGACTTTTTTGGCCAGTCTGTGTAGGTGTGTTCTCTAAGTTTATCCATGTACCtaacaaattaatatattttccatTGCCCTAATTTGTCTGATATCAGGTATCGTCGACTGGCCTTGAAATATCACCCTCAGAACAGCAGCCAACCCGGAGCGTATGACAAATTCAATGAACTTGCTGAAGCTTATGAGGTCCTGAGCGATCGTAAGTGTGTACGAATGACATTAAGTCGAAATGATCAAAGCTTAAAGAGTGTAAAAGATTTATTTCAATTATTCTTCTCATCATTATGAGGTGTGCTATCAAATCTTAACAAGAATTGTCCAACGTCTTGTCTACTCACTTCCTAGAAGGGGGACAAACTGGTACCTCGAATAAAAACAGGATTATCAGGTGTCTGCAGTTTTCAGCCATATTGTTTTCAGTCTATTATTGTAGTTATAGATAGGTCAATAAAGATATGCACAGCCAGATTAAGGGGTCTGTTCATTTACTGTTTATAACAGTTTTAAAGGTTAAATTTTACCTGCAGTTCGGAAGAAGGCCACATATGATAAGTTCGGAGAAGAGGGTCTTAAAGGTGGAATCCCCCCAGAATCAGCAGCAAGTGGAGCATGGTCTTCAGGATACGTCTACCATGGAAATCCTAATAAAACATTCAGGCAGTTTTTTGGAGGGGACAACCCTTTTGCTGGTGAGCCAAGACCTGTTATAGTAAAATACCTCATGAGGGTTGTGTTGGGTTCTACTTTATATCACTGGCAGTTTCATAATCTCTCCTCAGATTTCTACACTGCAGATGGAAATGAAGTGAGCATTGATTTCGGGGGGCTTCGTGGACGAGGGGTGAAAAAGCAGGACCCTCCGATCGAGCGTGACCTTCATCTGGCTTTGGAGGACCTTTTTTACGGATGCACTAAAAAGATAAAGATATCACGGCGGGTAAGAGTGTTACTCGATGTTACAAGAGAGGGAACATAATTAATATCAGCATGGCTGTGGTTCGGTTGTAGGCTGAAGATGAACACAGAGGTGCTGATAGTCAGTAAGGTCGCCACCTACAGTGACACTGCTTTTATACAACACTTCTACAAGCTCCATTTATTAGAGAACAGTGATAAGTCTAAACAGGTTATTACTTGTTCGTTAAGTGAAAAATTGTTTGGGCTGCGCTTACACAAAAAGTTCCACAACTGAACTGGGTTTGGACTGTGGTGAAGTAAAACACACATTCTCCTGCACACCACTGTGCTACTTTGTGTATGTTTACATTACCCCAGGCCAGCCGGGCCATATCACATTAATTTAGCTGTATTAGGACGCGTAAAGTCACTGCTACTGCCATAGAGCCCCTCTTTGAAAGCCCTTCTCATGTGATATTGCTTAATAACTGTTAATAGATCCCACCTGTGAAGTGGAGTGATACATGTAGTTTTTAAAGTCCCAATGTTGTTATATTCTGTATCAACACTCACAGAATGTCTGTTGTCCAATCAGATTACTTGGTCAGAAGTAACTGCTGACTAAATTGGCAGCTTAAATCACTCCTCTGTGTTAGTTTTATAATGACGAGACCAATAGAAATCCTCCAGGATGACAGTTCTATTAAATCCCATTCAAAAATGAGCTTTTTCTTTCTCCATgttttgtttggacagtgacagtgtagtgtgtgtccTACTCTAATTATCGTTATCGGTTTAACTTGGAGTTTCAGGGCATATGTTTGTGACTATTCCAGGCCATAACAGTATCATATCTCTTTAGGTAATGAACGAGGACGGCCACACTTCCAGCATCAAGGACAAGATATTGACCATCACAGTGAAACCAGGCTGGAGCGAGGGGACACGGGTCACCTTTCCCAAAGAGGGGGATCAGGTGTGATGATGGACTGCTTCCattatttctgatttatttCGTTTCAAAAGATTACAGCAACGTTATTTGGCTGCCCCAATTTCTCCTCAGGGTCCGAACAACGTCCCAGCAGATATTGTTTTCATCGTTCGCCAAAAGCCACATCCTCGGTTCGTCTGTCGAAAAAATTATTTGATTTACACAGCGCATATTTCTCTGGAGATGGTGAGGTGCTACATTTTTTAGCTTTTAGTATTTTTTATCACTTTTAAAATTACACAaaaggatgtttttttttttttactttgaatgGAATGTGTCATAAAACCCTCATGTCTTACTTTTAAATGTACGTTACTGTAACAAACGTTAACGTTGTGTCTTTGACTTGTGAAAATAAGCAGTTTCTGATACAGCTGATTTTGCTCCTCAGGCACTGACAGGTTTCTCAGTTGAGGTGGAGACACTAGATGGCAGACTTCTCAACATCCCAGTAAATGACATTGTACAGTGAGTAGAACATTTATCTTCCAGCCTTTGTAGAATTGCttaaggaagaaaaaaatatatatatatttcttgtttCCTCCAGCCCTCAGTACAGTAAAGTGATACCAGGGGAGGGAATGCCTACATCTGACAGTCCGTCTACTAAAGGGGATCTGATCATCCAGTTTAACACTCACTTCCCAGAGAAGCTCACAGCTGAGAAGAAACGTCTCCTCAAGCAAGTCCTCACCCTGTAACTTACAGTGAACGTCTGTGGATTTACATTTGCATTTCTATTCTACTCCATCATCAAAATCAATCTCAGACTTCTTCACCACAGCGATTTgtctttcagaaataaaaacacgTTTTTCTAAAAGCTTTATTagcagatatttaaaaaaaggacaAGGTAAAAGAAAGGGAAGACCAGCTTTCCAGTCCCCGGGACAAACTTGAATGAAACAGGGAGGGGATTTCAGGGGGGCAaccaaaggttttttttttaaactaaagcaAACATCACATCAGCACGACACCCCCTACAGGTGACAGCCAGGTCTAAAGAGGAGTAGCCAAGTTATGACGAGCTGCCATCATCGCACGTTTCAGCTGCTCGTAAGTGACGAACATCACCACGTTCCAAGAGCCCAGCCTTAGAAAAGAAGGCATGAATCTGTAAGAGATGGTGGGAGAGTTGTAAACACTTAACCAGCGAGCTGTAGCACTGAATGGAGACAGTGGTTTGGGTGGAATGAGAGCATTTACCAAGtgcaaattttaaatataaatgtaagaGTATTTTACCCTTTGTAAAAAGCCTTAGGCCCCTCTTTGGTCAACATGGCCACAGCACAGTTCAGGGCACTACTGTACTGGCCTTGGGCAGAGTTCATGTATCTTGTTTTCACGACATCCACTGGAGAAGCAATGACTGTGGTGCAGAATCCAGCACCAAAAGCTGAAGTGAAGTGGCATGGAAGATCATCTGTGGGGGGTGAAGTTAAACCACTTTAGACACATCTACTGGCACCACATCCTGTAAATTCTATTTGCTGTTTCTTACCAGTCATAGGAGTAGATCGCAGAAGAGCATCCTTAATGAGATCATAGGTCACCAGCTCTGTACAGTTGACAATGGCATTGCGGGCGACATTTGGTCCAGTTCCTGAGAAGACAGCAGACCAAGACAATTCAGACCAAACCAGAACTGATTATTCGATGCCATGCAGTTTTAGAAAATCCATCTCCTCACCTTTCCACAGGCCGCGGATCCCCTCTTCTTTAGCAATGGTCCGATAAGCATCCATAGTGCCCTGGTAACGTTTGTTAGCCACAGAAGCGCTAACCTGAGCCTGGAAACGGACCTTCACCACATCCGTGGGTTGAGCCACAGCGACAGCCAGGGCTCCGGTGGTACAGCCTGCCAGCAGGCGACTGCCAATCCCGACATCTAGCGGAAGAGGATTGTGTTTATATGCCATGCTCATGTCACAAAACAGGAAATTTAAGTGAGGCTAGAAGGTGCATGAACTTACGCTCAGAGCCTTTGGTGTAGAACTGTTTGACAGAGTCATACAAGCCGATGCGGACCGACGCAAAGCTCATCTGTCTCTGCAGTCCAGCCACCAGGCCGCTATAGAGACTCTTTGGCCCCTCTGTGCGCACCATGGTGTTGATGGTGCCGAACACACCACGGTACTGCGTCGCCTGAGCATGACTCGCTTTGGCAGTTCCGCTGGACTCCCCTTGGATCTGTACAGAACAAAACGGGCATAGAAATACTTTACAGGAACTAGGAAAGGGTGTGAAAGGAAGAGGAGGGACACAGTCTCCAGCCACTGGATGTCCATGATGTAGTGATCCAGGATCGGGAAGGTCCTAGGGTCTAAGCATCAGCTCCTTGCTCAGCTTTCTCGACTAGTGCGTAGAAGACAATTGGAAAATAAGAGTGGAGAAAAGAAATGGGAAAAAGCTAGAGTCAGTGTGGGATTTAAAGTATTCAGAATACAATTAGTCAATCTGGCAGCTTTTCAGCCTGCTATTCTGCTTTGGAAGAGATATCAGACAATGTCCTCCTGTAAATTAATATCAAATTATTCATCCGCTGCTGGGAGAAGACATTCATCCACAATTATTTACATAATCCACAAGAGAACCTTTACCTGGAGCCTAACTTTGGCTGTGTCCAAAGGGAAGGTGACGAGGTCAGCGATGCAGGCAGCAGTTCCGGCGCCGATGAACTTGACTGCTGCCGTTGGAGGCACATCAGCGGGTCCAAAACCAACCATTTTTGCGGTTCCCAAATTTCAGGATTGGATAGAAGGATGGCGGTGGATGTCTTGAAGCCAAATGAAGTGAAAACCAGATAGGTGAACTCTACCCAAATCTGATGGAGGAGAAGATACAATGTATGGGTATAGTTTGATTTTCAAGCCTCATAACTCCACCCAACAGTGAAGACCAACCTGGATAATGTTATAAATGACATGAACCTCGCTGAGATTGTTCATGATGGTGCTGTCATCCCCTAAAAAGAGCCCGATACGCTTTTCTTAATTCCAGTTCACAAAGTGAAGACAGCACTAAAGGAGTAGGGAACATGTTCAGCTTTTGTCTGAAGTTCTCGATAAACCAGAGCCCAGTCTGATAGGTCTCTCTTCTGTTAGAAAAACAAGCCTGGGACATTGTGTCCCCAGCCACTGGAAACAAGTGTTCAAAAGGGTGGGGGCGGGGGGTTTTGGAGGACCAGCACAAAGCCGAAACCTCTCCCTTTGCAAATTTACAGAAGTGCTGTGGTTTCCTGATTGGTTCTGAGCTCTGTTGCTAAGCTCATCTTCCTGCTCTGagtcaaacaaaacaaagagctgAAGTCAGTTGTGGGGGTGGGAGGCCGAATAAGATAAGGACTTTAAATGACTCTGTGCTTACTATGATACTCTATTACACATAGTTT contains:
- the dnajb13 gene encoding dnaJ homolog subfamily B member 13: MGRDYYAALEINRNATDADIKKAYRRLALKYHPQNSSQPGAYDKFNELAEAYEVLSDLRKKATYDKFGEEGLKGGIPPESAASGAWSSGYVYHGNPNKTFRQFFGGDNPFADFYTADGNEVSIDFGGLRGRGVKKQDPPIERDLHLALEDLFYGCTKKIKISRRVMNEDGHTSSIKDKILTITVKPGWSEGTRVTFPKEGDQGPNNVPADIVFIVRQKPHPRFVCRKNYLIYTAHISLEMALTGFSVEVETLDGRLLNIPVNDIVHPQYSKVIPGEGMPTSDSPSTKGDLIIQFNTHFPEKLTAEKKRLLKQVLTL
- the ucp2 gene encoding mitochondrial uncoupling protein 2; this encodes MVGFGPADVPPTAAVKFIGAGTAACIADLVTFPLDTAKVRLQIQGESSGTAKASHAQATQYRGVFGTINTMVRTEGPKSLYSGLVAGLQRQMSFASVRIGLYDSVKQFYTKGSEHVGIGSRLLAGCTTGALAVAVAQPTDVVKVRFQAQVSASVANKRYQGTMDAYRTIAKEEGIRGLWKGTGPNVARNAIVNCTELVTYDLIKDALLRSTPMTDDLPCHFTSAFGAGFCTTVIASPVDVVKTRYMNSAQGQYSSALNCAVAMLTKEGPKAFYKGFMPSFLRLGSWNVVMFVTYEQLKRAMMAARHNLATPL